Genomic DNA from Mesorhizobium sp. 131-2-1:
ATCCAGGGGCCGCTGAAGGAGAGCTCGTACTGGCCGTCGCGCTTGGACAGCTCGTATTCGGGCAACTGGAAATCCTCCAGCCAGGCGAGGAATTCCGGCTCGAATATCTGCTTGCGGCCATAGAAGGTGTTGCCGCCCAGCCAGATCATCTCCTTTTTGGAGAAGCGCAAGGTGCGGGCATGGTCGAGCTGGTCGCGCAATTCCTGCTCGTCGATCTCGTCGGCGAGGCGAACCGAGGTGGTGCGGTTGATCAGCGAGAAGGTGGCGTCGACCTTGGGATACATGCCCCAGATCATCTGCAGCATCAGAAGCTTGTAGAAATCGGTGTCGAGCAGGCTGCGGACGATCGGGTCCAGCTTCCAGGTGTGGTTGTAGACGCGCCGCGCAATATCGGTCTTTGCCATGTCGTCTTACCGCCTTCGCTGCTCACTCTAGCGTTTGTTTGCGCAATTCCGGACGGAAAACCACTGTGCAGTTTTCCGGAATTGCCTTGGCCAAAGCCTCTTAGCACTGAATTTTCGGGAACGCCTCCCGCTTTGCGGGCTGGCCCGACAAAAAGAAGCCGCCACGATCCAGCCGTCAGGACGCCGTCCTGGCACCGATCACCCTCAGCGCCGGGCGTTTCCTGCGGCTGCCGATGCGCCCCGCGACCGGCGCGTCGGCGCGGCTGTCGGCCTGTTCCTTCTCGGCAAACAGCCAGTCGATGAAGAGCTGGACGATCGGCGCCGACTTCATCTCGTTGCGGCAGACAACGTAGAAATCGTCGACCGCCGGCACCGACAGGCTGAACGGCGCGACCAGCAGGCCCCTGGCCAGCAGGCCGCTTGCGGTCACCGTATCGCCGAGCGCCACGCCATGGCCGTGAACGGCGGCCTCGATCGCCACGCGCGCGTCACCGAGATGGTGGCGGCGGCCGCGCTCCAGATCGAGCGCATCCGCGGCGGCCAGCCAGGTGTGCCACTCGCGGCCGTCGTCGCCATGCAGGAAGACATGATCGGCGAGATCGCGCACGGTGCGGATCGGGCGGTTGTTTATCAGCGTCGGGCTGACCACCGGGAACAGTTCGAGGCCGGACCATTTGCGCATCCAGCAATCGCTCCAGCTGCCGTCGCCATAGTGCACGCAGATATCGATGTGCGGTGCGCGGATGTCCCTGGCGTCGTTGGAGGGAAGCAAGGTGAGCTGGATGTCCGGATATTGCGCGGTGAACGAGCCCAGCCGCGGCGCCATCCACAACAGCAGCAGCGCCGGCACGCAAGATATGGAGAGCTTACCAGCGCTGGCTGGCCTCGTCATGCGCTGGGTGGCGGCGGCAATGCCGTCGAAGGCGGTCGATACCGCCGGCAAAAGCTCGGCGCCGTGCGGCGTCAGCCTCACCCGCTGACCGGCGCGCTCCAGCAGCTTGACGCCGAGCGACTGCTCGAGCGCCTTGATCTGGTGGCTGACGGCACCGTGCGTGACATTCAGCTCCGCCGCCGCCTTGGTCAGCGAGGCGTGGCGCGCCGTCGCCTCGAAGGCGCGCAGCGGATTCAAGGGGGGCAGACGCTTGGCCATGATGCACCCGAGCATTGTGAGATTTTCTCACAGCAAACACCCTAACAATATCAATTGATTTTTCAATGGAGCTGCCGGACACTTTGTGCCGGAACATCATCAAGACGTGAGATCTGCAGGCAGCCAGGGCGGGACCGAGGTCCGGCCGGATGGCGGCCAGCATCATAGGCGTCGCCGAAGCTTTCACTGCCAGCCTGACGGAGGAGACGGACATGGGTTACGATCGCGGCAAGCTCGAGGCGTTGCGTCGCAAATATGGCGAGGGCCATGGCGGCGAGATGTTCGACCCGAAGTTCCGCAAGGTCGCCGACAAGATCTTTTCCAAGTCAGGCACCAGGCTCGCGCCCTATTCCGGCATCCCAACCTT
This window encodes:
- the gcvA gene encoding transcriptional regulator GcvA, which encodes MAKRLPPLNPLRAFEATARHASLTKAAAELNVTHGAVSHQIKALEQSLGVKLLERAGQRVRLTPHGAELLPAVSTAFDGIAAATQRMTRPASAGKLSISCVPALLLLWMAPRLGSFTAQYPDIQLTLLPSNDARDIRAPHIDICVHYGDGSWSDCWMRKWSGLELFPVVSPTLINNRPIRTVRDLADHVFLHGDDGREWHTWLAAADALDLERGRRHHLGDARVAIEAAVHGHGVALGDTVTASGLLARGLLVAPFSLSVPAVDDFYVVCRNEMKSAPIVQLFIDWLFAEKEQADSRADAPVAGRIGSRRKRPALRVIGARTAS